The DNA sequence CCGCCGACTGCATCATCCAGATCGACGGAGACCCCGCGCGCATCGTCCTGGTCCGCCGCAGGAATCCGCCGCACGGGTGGGCGATCCCCGGGGGGTTCGTGGACTACGGCGAGTCGGTCGAGGCGGCCGCGGTCCGCGAGATGAAGGAGGAGACGGGGCTCGACGTCACGCTCACCCGCCAGCTCCACATCTACTCGGATCCGGCGCGCGATCCGCGGGGGCACACGGTGACGGTCGTCTTCGTGGGGACCGCGCGCGGCGCGCCGGCCGGAGGGGACGACGCGCTGGAGGCGCGCGTCTTCACGCGGAGCACGCTCCCGGCGGATCTCGTCTTCGATCACCCGCAGGTCCTCGAGGACTACTTCACCGCGCGTTACTGATCAGACCTTCTCGAGGTACTCCCCGCTCTCGGTCGAGACGCGGATGACCGTCCCCTCCTTGATGAACGGCGGGACGTTGACGATGAGCCCCGTCTCGGTCTTCGCGGGCTTCTTCGACTGCGACGCCGTGGCTCCCCTCAGTTCCGGCTCCGTCTCGATGATCTTGAGCTCCACCGTGATCGGCAGCTCGACGCTGACCGCCCTCCCGTCGATGAAGTCGATCTTGAGCTTGATGTTCGGCGTGAGGTAGTCGACCCCGTCGCCGAGGAACTCCTTCGTCAGGTGGACCTGCTCGTAGGTCGCCGTGTTCATGAAGTGGTAGTCCCCGCCGTCCTCGTAGAGGAACTCCATCTCGGCCTCGTCGCAGTGGACCTTGTCGACGTCGTCCTCCGAGCGGAACCGGTGCTCGACGATCGACTCGGACATGAGATCCTTCATCTTGGCCTGGACCATGCCGCGCCAGTTCCCCGGCGTGAGGTGATGGGTCGCGACGATCCGGTAGAGGCGCGCCTCGACCTTGACGACCATTCCCTTCTTGAGCTGAGTTGCTTTCACTGTGTCGATCTCCCCTGCCCCCGGTACGGGGGCGCGCGTGTGGTTGTCGGTCGGCGGGCCGGGAGATCGTCAGCCGCCGGGCACCTGCCGGAGGCGCGCCAGGAAGTCCGCAGGCTCGACGAACCCGGTGACCCTGAGATCCTTCCGCTCCTCGCCGGACCGATCCAGGAGGACGACCCACGGGAGCCCGAGGATGCCGAAGCGCTTCTTGATCTCTTCGACGGCGGGGTCGGCGTACGACGTGAGATCGGCCCGCATCGCGACGAACCGCGCCGCCTCGTCGCGGACGTGAGGGTCGGTGAAGGTGTAGCGCTCCAGCTCCTTGCACGCGATGCACCACTCGGCGGAGAAATCGATCAGGACGGGGCGCCCCGCCGCGGCCGCCTGCGCGAGCCCCGCCGCGTCGAGGGGCCGGAACTCGATCCCCGCTTTCGCGGGCCCTCCCGGCATGAGCGTCCACGCGCCGACCGCGACCGCGAGGGCGGCCGTCGCGTAACGGACGCCGCGGAAGGCGGCCGTCTTCACCGCGCTCCGCTCGAGAAAGCCGAGGAATATCCCGGACCCGATGACGAGCGCGCCGAGGCCGACGCGCGCCGCCGTCTCGGGGAGGACCGGGCGCAGGAAGTAGATCGCCATGCCGACGAGCACGCAGCCGAAGAGGCTTCGCACCCAGATCATCCAAGCCCCCGCGCGGGGCATCGTCGAGAGGGCGCCGCTGAACATCGCGAGGACCAGGAAGGGAACGCCGAGCCCGAGCGCGAGGACGAAGAACATGACGAACCCGAGGGCCGGGCTTCCCTGCTGGCCGACGTAGGCGAGGAGGCCGAAGACGAACGGGCCGATGCACGGCGCGGCCACGAGGCCGACGGTGAGCCCCATGAAGAGCGCGCCGAACGCCCCCTGCCGCGAGCTGATCCTGTTCACGATGAATCCGGGCAGCGCGATCTCGAAGAAGCCGAACATGCTGAGCGCGAGCGCGACCAGCACGGCGGCGACGAAGCCGAGGACCCAGGGGCTCTGGAGCGCCGATCCGAGGAGCCCGCCGGTTGCGGCGGCCACGGCTCCGAGGGTCGAGTAGGTGACGGCCATGCCGAGCACGTAGAGGCTCGCGAGGAGGAGCCGTCGCGGCGCGCGTCCCGCCGCCTGCCCCCCGAAGTACGAGATCGTGATCGGGATGAGGGGGTAAACGCACGGCGTCAGGTTCAGCGCGAGGCCGCCGAGAAAGATGAGCGGGAACGCGAGGAGCAGGCCGTGACGGGCGACCATCGCCGCCACGTCGCCCCCCCCGCCGTCTCCCGCAGGGGCGGAGGCGCCTCCTGCCGCGACGAACGCCACGCGGGAGAAGATCTCGCGGTCCACCAGGGCGACCGCGTCGCCGGGTGAGGCGATGACGACGGGGACGTCGAGCGACACCTTCCCGGGGGCGAGGCACGACTCGTCGTTGCAGGCCTGGGCGGAGAAGGTCGCCCGCAGCGTGACCGGTCCGGGGGCGATCGACGCGGCGGCGGCGACGTCGAGGCCGACGACGATCTCCCCCTCGTAGACGCGGAGAGTCTTCCCCTCGGTGAAGGCGAAGGCCTTCTCCACGTGGGCGGGGTACACGGGCTCGTGATAGGTGAACCCCTCCGCCGGGGCGATCGCGAGGAGGCTCGGGATGAGGTAGTCGAGGGTCGGGTTGTGGGCGTTGATGTGCCACCCCGGAGCGATCGTCACGACCGCGGCGATCTGGAACGACGTGCCGGGGTGCACGCGGTCGACCGAGACCGCCGCGCGGGCGGTCAGCACCTTCGCGGTGGAGAAGGCCTGCGCGGAGGCGGGGGCGACGACGGCGAGAAGGACGAGCGCGGCCGCCCCCGCGAGCGCGGAAAGCCGGTCCGCACGCCTCGATCCCGTCATTGTCGTTCCGCGTCGCGCCATTGAGAGTCCGATAGGGGGGTGTCGACCGGAAATCGTCGCCGGCCGGGGAGGCTCGAATCCTAGCATACCGGTTCCTGGGCCGGTTCCTTGAGGTTTGCGCGGGGTCCCCGTAAGATGCGCCCACCCATGCTCGCGCGACGGATCGGCCCGCGGATCGCATTCCTCGCCGCGGCAGCCCCCCTCGTCCTCGGCGCCGCGGCCGGCGCCCCGGCCCCCGCGATCACCTTCAAGGACATCGCCCGGGAGTCCGGGATCACCTTCGTCCACACGATGGCGAAGAGCGGCGTGAAGTACATGATCGAGACGATGGGCGCCGGCGGGGGATTCATCGACTACGACCGGGACGGGGACCTCGACATCGTCCTCGTGAACGGCGCGCCGGTTCCCGGATACCAGGGGCCGAAGGACCTCTCGTCGGCGCTGTACCGCAACGACGGGGAGGGGCACTTCACCGACGTGACCGCGACGAGCGGCGCGGTGAACCGCGGCTACGGGATGGGGGTCTGCGCCGGGGATTACGACAACGACGGCTACCAGGACCTGTACTTTCCGAACTTCGGCCCCGACGTGCTGCTCCACAACGACGGCGACGGCCGCTTCAGCGAGGCGACGAAGCTCTCGGGGACGGGGAGCCCGGCGTGGGGATCCTCGTGCGCCTTCTTCGACGCCGACGGCGACGGCGACCTCGATCTGTTCGTGACCAACTACGTCGATTTCAGCTTCGAGAACAACAAGTTCTGCGGCGACTACACGCACAACGTGCGGACGTACTGCCACCCGAACGTCTACAACTCGCAGCCCGACGTCCTCTACCGCAACGAGGGGGACGGCACCTTCACGGATGCGTCGCGCGAGATGGGGATCAAGGACACCTACGGCAACGGCCTCGGCGTCGTGGTGGCGGACTACGACAACGACGGCGACCCCGACGTCTACGTCGCCAACGACAAGACGCCCAACACGCTCTGGCGCAACGACGGGACCGGGCATTTCACGGACGTCTCGCTCCTCGCGGGCGTGGGGTACGGGCTCGAGGGGGCCCCTCACGCGGGGATGGGGACTGACTTCGGGGACATCGACGGGGACGGCGATCTCGACCTGATCGTCACGAACCTCGACTTCGAGAACAACACCCTTTACCGGAACGAGGGGGGAGGGATCTTCTCCGACGCCTCGTTCCCGTCGGGGATCGGGGCGGTGAGCCTCTCGTTCGTCGGCTTCGGGTCGCGCTTCGTCGACTACGACAACGACAGCCTCCCCGATCTCGTGATCGCCAACGGCCACATCCTGGACAACGCCCCCTACTTCAACGACTCGACCACGTACGCCGAGCGGAACTTCGTGCACCACAACCTCGGCGGCGGAAAGTTCGAGGAGGTGGGGCTTCGCCTGGGCCCCGACATGGCGATCCCGAACGTCGGGCGCGGCCTCGCGTCGGGGGACATTGATCTCGACGGCGACGTGGATCTCCTCGTGACGGTCTGCGGCGGGCGGCCGCGACTCTT is a window from the Acidobacteriota bacterium genome containing:
- a CDS encoding NUDIX hydrolase, translated to MPVPDRQPRLAADCIIQIDGDPARIVLVRRRNPPHGWAIPGGFVDYGESVEAAAVREMKEETGLDVTLTRQLHIYSDPARDPRGHTVTVVFVGTARGAPAGGDDALEARVFTRSTLPADLVFDHPQVLEDYFTARY
- the efp gene encoding elongation factor P, which encodes MVVKVEARLYRIVATHHLTPGNWRGMVQAKMKDLMSESIVEHRFRSEDDVDKVHCDEAEMEFLYEDGGDYHFMNTATYEQVHLTKEFLGDGVDYLTPNIKLKIDFIDGRAVSVELPITVELKIIETEPELRGATASQSKKPAKTETGLIVNVPPFIKEGTVIRVSTESGEYLEKV
- a CDS encoding thioredoxin family protein, with product MTGSRRADRLSALAGAAALVLLAVVAPASAQAFSTAKVLTARAAVSVDRVHPGTSFQIAAVVTIAPGWHINAHNPTLDYLIPSLLAIAPAEGFTYHEPVYPAHVEKAFAFTEGKTLRVYEGEIVVGLDVAAAASIAPGPVTLRATFSAQACNDESCLAPGKVSLDVPVVIASPGDAVALVDREIFSRVAFVAAGGASAPAGDGGGGDVAAMVARHGLLLAFPLIFLGGLALNLTPCVYPLIPITISYFGGQAAGRAPRRLLLASLYVLGMAVTYSTLGAVAAATGGLLGSALQSPWVLGFVAAVLVALALSMFGFFEIALPGFIVNRISSRQGAFGALFMGLTVGLVAAPCIGPFVFGLLAYVGQQGSPALGFVMFFVLALGLGVPFLVLAMFSGALSTMPRAGAWMIWVRSLFGCVLVGMAIYFLRPVLPETAARVGLGALVIGSGIFLGFLERSAVKTAAFRGVRYATAALAVAVGAWTLMPGGPAKAGIEFRPLDAAGLAQAAAAGRPVLIDFSAEWCIACKELERYTFTDPHVRDEAARFVAMRADLTSYADPAVEEIKKRFGILGLPWVVLLDRSGEERKDLRVTGFVEPADFLARLRQVPGG
- a CDS encoding CRTAC1 family protein, coding for MLARRIGPRIAFLAAAAPLVLGAAAGAPAPAITFKDIARESGITFVHTMAKSGVKYMIETMGAGGGFIDYDRDGDLDIVLVNGAPVPGYQGPKDLSSALYRNDGEGHFTDVTATSGAVNRGYGMGVCAGDYDNDGYQDLYFPNFGPDVLLHNDGDGRFSEATKLSGTGSPAWGSSCAFFDADGDGDLDLFVTNYVDFSFENNKFCGDYTHNVRTYCHPNVYNSQPDVLYRNEGDGTFTDASREMGIKDTYGNGLGVVVADYDNDGDPDVYVANDKTPNTLWRNDGTGHFTDVSLLAGVGYGLEGAPHAGMGTDFGDIDGDGDLDLIVTNLDFENNTLYRNEGGGIFSDASFPSGIGAVSLSFVGFGSRFVDYDNDSLPDLVIANGHILDNAPYFNDSTTYAERNFVHHNLGGGKFEEVGLRLGPDMAIPNVGRGLASGDIDLDGDVDLLVTVCGGRPRLFRNDGGNAKRSLLVRLAGTVSNRDALGARVTVTAGGRTQIDEVRSGASYQSQSDTRLEFGLGEGAEAEKLEIRWPDGRVDRFEHVAAGRVTLIEGESELQR